The proteins below are encoded in one region of Qipengyuania sp. HL-TH1:
- a CDS encoding head GIN domain-containing protein produces MFRIIAACTLGLAAVTALPASPAMADKSWRSSLDDAEPIPTSWTATGRFAQLTLAGSDEVIVSRGDRWQIRASGSPAVIADLRFEVEDGDLLIGRRWRRTPAAGMARIEVIAPDVEAVTLAGSGMLRVDAMNGEEVDVTVAGSGTLDIGRVDATRLSATIAGSGDLEVAGRADRGRITIAGSGGIDGRQLQVDGASVSIAGSGDARFRAKGRVSASIVGSGHALVTGTTDCTQSRMGSGHLTCTR; encoded by the coding sequence ATGTTTCGTATCATCGCCGCCTGCACGCTCGGCCTCGCGGCCGTCACCGCCCTTCCCGCCAGCCCAGCCATGGCCGATAAGTCGTGGCGCTCCAGCCTGGACGATGCCGAGCCGATCCCGACCTCATGGACCGCGACCGGTCGGTTTGCGCAACTCACGCTCGCAGGGAGCGACGAGGTCATCGTCAGCCGCGGCGACCGCTGGCAAATCCGCGCAAGTGGCAGCCCGGCCGTGATCGCCGACCTGCGTTTCGAGGTCGAGGATGGCGATCTGCTGATCGGGCGTCGCTGGCGCCGTACGCCGGCCGCAGGCATGGCCCGCATCGAGGTGATCGCCCCCGATGTGGAAGCGGTTACACTGGCCGGATCGGGCATGCTGCGGGTCGACGCGATGAACGGCGAAGAGGTCGATGTCACCGTGGCCGGATCGGGTACGCTCGATATCGGACGGGTCGACGCTACCCGCTTGTCGGCGACGATCGCGGGGTCGGGCGATCTCGAAGTGGCGGGCCGCGCCGATCGCGGCCGGATCACCATCGCCGGTAGCGGCGGGATCGATGGCCGCCAGCTGCAGGTGGACGGTGCGAGCGTTTCGATCGCCGGGTCGGGCGATGCCCGTTTCCGCGCCAAAGGCCGCGTTTCCGCCAGTATCGTCGGCAGCGGCCATGCGCTGGTTACCGGTACCACCGACTGCACCCAGAGCCGCATGGGATCGGGGCATCTGACTTGTACACGCTGA
- a CDS encoding CarD family transcriptional regulator yields MASKADAFDVGDYVVYPKHGVGRVIELQSEEIAGMQLDLYVLRFEKERMTLRVPVNKVESIGMRKLSSDKTLKEAMETLKGKPKVKRTMWSRRAQEYEAKINSGEIVLIAEVTRDLFRPDDQPEQSYSERQIFEAASSRLARELAAMEKTDEPTALEKILDVLREHAPQYYENTEDA; encoded by the coding sequence ATGGCAAGCAAGGCTGATGCCTTCGACGTTGGCGATTACGTTGTTTACCCCAAGCACGGCGTTGGCCGTGTGATCGAACTGCAGAGCGAGGAAATCGCCGGTATGCAGCTCGATCTCTATGTCCTCCGCTTCGAGAAGGAGCGCATGACGCTCCGCGTTCCGGTGAACAAGGTCGAATCGATCGGCATGCGCAAGCTGTCGAGCGACAAGACGCTCAAGGAAGCGATGGAAACGCTCAAGGGCAAGCCCAAGGTCAAGCGGACCATGTGGAGCCGCCGCGCCCAGGAATACGAAGCGAAGATCAATTCGGGCGAAATCGTCCTGATCGCCGAGGTCACGCGCGACCTGTTCCGCCCGGACGACCAGCCCGAGCAGAGCTATTCCGAACGCCAGATCTTCGAAGCCGCGTCGAGCCGCCTCGCGCGCGAACTCGCCGCGATGGAGAAGACCGACGAGCCGACCGCGCTCGAGAAGATTCTCGACGTGCTGCGCGAACATGCGCCACAATATTACGAGAACACCGAAGACGCGTAA
- a CDS encoding YihY/virulence factor BrkB family protein — protein MLADLKAAWQAGDTDNIGILAAGIAHYALLALVPTLGALVLGYGLFADPKTVAAHVDLLAGRLPAAAAELIGGQLESVAQGASGAKGLGLLVSLAIALFGARNGARSLMTGINIAYGTNGARGFVNGNLVALALTAAGLCGFILAAIGSAALAGIGGFFGGLVSLAFLLAIAVLGAGLLYRFAPNGPAPAWSAIWPGAMTFAVLWLIATAAFGFYAANFGSYNATYGALGAVLALITWFWATGFLLLFGAELTALRNRRL, from the coding sequence GTGCTCGCTGATTTGAAGGCGGCCTGGCAGGCCGGCGACACCGACAATATCGGCATACTGGCAGCGGGAATCGCGCATTATGCGCTGCTCGCGCTGGTGCCTACGCTGGGTGCCCTCGTCCTCGGATATGGCCTGTTCGCCGACCCGAAAACGGTGGCTGCGCATGTCGACTTGCTCGCTGGGAGGCTTCCCGCCGCTGCCGCCGAACTGATCGGCGGTCAGCTGGAAAGCGTTGCCCAAGGCGCGTCCGGAGCCAAGGGCCTCGGCCTTCTGGTGTCGCTCGCAATCGCGCTGTTCGGTGCGCGCAATGGCGCGCGCTCACTAATGACCGGGATCAATATTGCCTACGGCACCAATGGCGCGCGCGGCTTCGTGAACGGAAATCTGGTCGCACTGGCGCTCACTGCAGCGGGCCTTTGCGGCTTTATTCTGGCGGCTATCGGGAGCGCGGCGCTGGCTGGGATCGGCGGATTTTTCGGCGGTCTTGTCAGCCTTGCTTTTCTGTTGGCGATCGCAGTTCTGGGCGCGGGCCTGTTGTACCGCTTTGCCCCGAACGGCCCCGCCCCGGCATGGTCGGCAATCTGGCCGGGCGCGATGACATTCGCGGTCCTCTGGCTCATCGCAACCGCGGCGTTCGGTTTCTATGCGGCGAATTTCGGCAGCTATAACGCCACTTACGGCGCGCTGGGTGCGGTTCTCGCGTTGATCACCTGGTTCTGGGCCACCGGTTTCCTGCTGCTCTTCGGGGCCGAACTGACCGCACTCCGCAACCGCCGCCTTTAG
- the fdxA gene encoding ferredoxin FdxA yields MTYVVTDDCIKCKYTDCVEVCPVDCFYEGENMLVINPSECIDCGVCEPECPAEAILPDTEDGLEKWLELNTKFSAEWPNITQSKEPPAEADEHKGEEGKFDKYFSPEPGEGD; encoded by the coding sequence ATGACCTATGTCGTCACCGATGACTGCATCAAGTGCAAGTACACCGACTGCGTCGAGGTCTGCCCGGTCGACTGCTTCTACGAGGGCGAGAACATGCTCGTCATCAATCCCAGCGAATGCATCGATTGCGGCGTTTGCGAACCCGAATGTCCGGCCGAGGCGATTCTGCCCGATACCGAGGATGGGCTCGAGAAATGGCTCGAGCTGAACACCAAGTTCAGCGCCGAATGGCCGAACATCACCCAATCGAAGGAACCACCCGCCGAGGCCGACGAGCACAAGGGCGAAGAGGGCAAGTTCGACAAGTACTTCTCGCCCGAGCCCGGCGAAGGCGATTGA
- a CDS encoding RNA-binding S4 domain-containing protein, translating to MRIDRLLCYLRFVRTRSAAHRLVEEGHIRRNGERVTRCSRDIAEGDILTLPLGDRVRLIEIRTLPERRGPPREAEACYRDLDPQG from the coding sequence GTGAGGATCGACCGGCTGCTGTGCTATTTGCGCTTCGTGCGCACACGCAGTGCCGCACATCGACTGGTCGAGGAAGGCCACATCCGCCGCAATGGCGAGCGGGTCACCCGCTGTTCGCGCGACATTGCCGAGGGCGATATTCTCACGCTGCCGCTTGGCGACAGGGTCCGCCTGATCGAAATCCGCACGCTGCCCGAGCGGCGCGGCCCCCCGCGCGAAGCCGAAGCCTGTTATCGGGACCTTGACCCGCAAGGATAA
- a CDS encoding helicase-related protein, with protein MVAHSSGCMGFPLRLLAREVYDRVRAIKGDAAVALITGEERVEPKGARYMCCTAEAMPRDGAGAAFVALDEAQIGADRERGHIFTDRLLNTRGREETMLLGAATLEPLVRQLIPEAEISDRPRFSTLTHIGPRKLSRLPPRSAIVAFSAEQVYAVAEMLRRFRGGAAVVMGALSPETRNKQVALFQNGEVDYIVATDAIGMGLNLDVNHVAFAGLSKFDGVRMRRLLPAEMAQIAGRAGRHQRDGTFGTLAGTTKHGTAPEFTEEEIYAIEEHRFAPLTHLYWREPEPRFASLATLMADLEAPPEDPALRLAPQAIDLATLKRLAEEPVAANVRGAGMVRRFWEACSLPDFRQRGPDVHARFVARLWQDLGVGYLGADYVAARISELDNMAGDIDTLQGRIAAIRSWTYICQRPDWVLARDEMASRARGVEAKLSDALHARLTERFVNRRTAILMKSLGQDAGMLPIEMSDDGAVTVEGEVLGHVAGLRFTVDPSARQEDRRMLLAAAEKALPRLLGEKAVALAGSDFGEVELARGAIRWRGQELAKLEHRDGSVTPLLVPSREVAALPDAARATLLAALEGWLTQKLSPLEPLEKLHHAASNPEAGSQARALLLNLIAGHGYVTREQAGIEHLPKEMRPFLRKIGVTFGALDIFAAALLKPAPRQLLHALGLDRRPVQDAMLPVIPDTKKLPSGYRHAGSQAIRIDLVEKILRAAHETRAKAQAKDRKRKFVLDLALPISIGLEEGNISRLLGTAGFRVQKARPLAEGQFGPPRPDRWEWRPSRRKQERQKPVQPREGSAFAALADLVR; from the coding sequence ATGGTTGCGCATTCGAGCGGGTGCATGGGCTTTCCGCTGCGGTTGCTCGCGCGCGAGGTCTACGACCGGGTGCGCGCGATCAAGGGCGATGCGGCAGTCGCGCTGATTACCGGCGAGGAACGCGTCGAGCCCAAGGGCGCACGCTATATGTGCTGCACCGCCGAAGCCATGCCGCGCGACGGTGCGGGGGCCGCGTTCGTGGCCTTGGACGAAGCGCAGATCGGTGCCGACCGCGAGCGCGGCCATATCTTCACCGATCGGCTGCTCAACACGCGCGGCCGCGAGGAAACCATGCTGCTGGGCGCGGCCACGCTCGAGCCGCTGGTGCGGCAACTGATCCCCGAGGCCGAGATCTCCGATCGCCCCCGGTTCTCGACGCTCACGCATATCGGGCCGCGCAAGCTGTCGCGGCTCCCGCCGCGCAGTGCCATCGTCGCCTTCAGCGCGGAGCAGGTTTACGCCGTGGCCGAGATGCTGCGGCGGTTCCGCGGCGGCGCGGCGGTGGTGATGGGCGCACTGAGCCCCGAAACGCGCAACAAGCAGGTCGCATTGTTCCAGAATGGCGAGGTCGATTACATCGTCGCCACCGACGCCATCGGGATGGGGCTCAATCTCGATGTGAACCATGTCGCCTTCGCCGGGCTGAGCAAGTTCGATGGCGTGCGGATGCGCCGCCTGCTGCCAGCCGAGATGGCCCAGATCGCCGGGCGTGCGGGCCGCCACCAGCGTGACGGGACCTTCGGCACATTGGCGGGTACGACCAAGCATGGCACTGCACCCGAGTTCACCGAGGAAGAGATCTACGCGATCGAGGAGCATCGCTTCGCGCCGCTCACGCATCTGTACTGGCGCGAGCCCGAGCCGCGTTTCGCGTCGCTCGCCACACTGATGGCCGATCTCGAAGCCCCGCCCGAAGACCCCGCGCTACGGCTCGCACCGCAGGCGATCGATCTCGCCACGCTCAAGCGCCTGGCCGAGGAACCCGTGGCCGCCAATGTGCGCGGCGCGGGGATGGTGCGGCGGTTCTGGGAGGCCTGCTCGCTGCCCGACTTCCGCCAGCGCGGGCCCGATGTCCATGCGCGCTTCGTTGCGCGGCTGTGGCAGGACCTTGGCGTTGGCTATCTGGGGGCGGATTATGTTGCCGCGCGGATCAGCGAACTCGACAATATGGCCGGGGACATCGATACGCTGCAGGGGCGGATCGCGGCGATTCGCAGCTGGACCTATATTTGCCAGCGGCCCGATTGGGTGCTGGCGCGTGACGAAATGGCGTCCCGTGCGCGGGGCGTAGAGGCCAAATTGTCGGATGCGCTCCATGCGCGGCTGACCGAGAGATTCGTAAACCGGAGGACAGCAATCCTGATGAAGTCGTTAGGGCAGGATGCAGGCATGTTGCCGATCGAGATGAGTGACGATGGCGCGGTGACGGTAGAGGGCGAGGTGCTCGGCCATGTCGCCGGGCTGCGCTTTACCGTCGATCCTTCCGCTCGGCAGGAAGACCGCCGGATGCTGCTGGCCGCAGCGGAGAAAGCGCTGCCGCGGCTGCTGGGCGAGAAAGCCGTGGCGCTGGCCGGATCGGATTTCGGTGAGGTCGAACTGGCGCGCGGGGCAATCCGCTGGCGCGGACAGGAGCTGGCAAAGCTCGAGCACCGCGATGGCAGCGTGACGCCGCTGCTGGTGCCGTCACGCGAAGTGGCCGCGCTGCCCGATGCGGCGCGGGCCACGCTGCTCGCCGCGCTCGAAGGATGGCTCACGCAGAAGCTGAGTCCGCTCGAGCCGCTCGAGAAACTGCATCATGCCGCGAGCAATCCCGAGGCCGGATCGCAGGCGCGCGCGCTGCTGCTCAATCTCATCGCCGGGCATGGCTATGTCACCCGCGAGCAGGCGGGGATCGAGCATTTGCCCAAGGAAATGCGACCCTTCCTGCGCAAGATCGGGGTCACTTTCGGGGCGCTCGACATCTTTGCCGCGGCGCTGCTCAAGCCTGCGCCGCGCCAATTGCTCCATGCGCTTGGCCTCGACCGGCGCCCGGTGCAGGACGCAATGCTGCCGGTCATTCCCGACACGAAAAAGCTCCCTTCGGGCTACCGCCATGCCGGGAGCCAGGCGATCCGGATCGATCTGGTTGAGAAGATTCTACGCGCCGCTCACGAAACGCGCGCGAAGGCGCAAGCCAAGGATCGCAAGCGCAAATTCGTGCTCGACCTGGCATTGCCGATCTCGATTGGCCTCGAAGAAGGAAATATTTCCCGCTTGCTCGGTACTGCCGGGTTCCGGGTGCAAAAGGCCCGCCCGCTGGCCGAGGGGCAATTCGGCCCGCCGCGGCCCGACCGATGGGAATGGCGTCCCTCGCGCCGCAAGCAGGAACGGCAGAAACCCGTGCAGCCGCGCGAAGGCAGTGCCTTCGCCGCGCTTGCAGATCTGGTGCGTTGA
- a CDS encoding M23 family metallopeptidase, whose translation MYTSHADSEESDRPQATGGPGQPAAALAHDQILSAVSLPAFSWADARERLSHRIAKLDLAPDLGSEIGSKRWLRGLGTFVGLTAAALAFWPSFAPLEAAAPAHIDDAVRDEYRSQMILPLALGADSGRHMGATALVEPLAGAPERPTLDMVATLAKGDSFERMLRRAGVGRDDSLRVAELVAGATALSDLEPGTTFDIVLGRRPAPGAPRPLESIAFRARFDLELDIGRFDEGADLSLTKKVIRVDDTPLRIRGTVGDSLYRSARAAGAPASAVQAYLKTLGQYVNLDRDIRAGDTFDFVVAHRRAATGERQAGQLLYAGLDRGEQPRVQLMRWGSDGEFYEASGVGEQRGGLMAPVPGRTTSRFGMRRHPILGYRRMHSGLDFKARYGTPIVAVTDGRVIGAGRMGGCGNAVRLRHDASLDTRYCHMSRVAVNRGQSVRRGQVIGYVGSTGLSTGPHLHYEMYRNGRAIDPSSVQYVTRAQLAGVELRRFKDALARIKTVEPGAALSELEQTAAEVAATEPVREIDKLAPPKRS comes from the coding sequence GTGTATACGTCCCATGCAGATTCGGAAGAGAGCGACCGGCCGCAGGCAACTGGCGGACCGGGCCAACCCGCTGCCGCGCTTGCGCATGACCAGATCCTTTCCGCCGTGTCCTTGCCTGCCTTTTCCTGGGCCGATGCGCGCGAGCGCCTGTCGCACCGCATTGCAAAGCTCGATCTCGCGCCCGACCTCGGTAGCGAGATCGGCAGCAAGCGCTGGCTGCGCGGGCTGGGCACCTTCGTCGGCCTAACGGCTGCGGCGCTGGCCTTCTGGCCAAGCTTCGCCCCGCTGGAAGCCGCCGCTCCCGCGCATATCGACGACGCGGTGCGCGACGAATACCGCAGCCAGATGATCCTGCCGCTCGCGCTTGGCGCCGACAGCGGCCGGCATATGGGGGCGACCGCGCTGGTCGAACCGCTCGCTGGCGCGCCCGAGCGGCCGACGCTCGATATGGTTGCGACACTCGCCAAGGGCGACAGCTTCGAACGCATGTTGCGCCGTGCGGGCGTGGGCCGCGACGATAGCCTGCGCGTTGCCGAACTGGTCGCGGGCGCGACCGCGCTGAGCGACCTCGAGCCCGGCACGACGTTCGACATCGTGCTCGGCCGCCGTCCTGCACCGGGCGCGCCCCGCCCGCTCGAATCGATCGCTTTCCGCGCCCGGTTCGATCTCGAACTCGATATCGGCCGGTTCGACGAAGGGGCCGACCTGTCACTGACCAAAAAGGTCATCCGCGTCGACGATACCCCTTTGCGTATTCGCGGTACGGTGGGCGACAGCCTCTATCGCTCGGCCCGCGCTGCAGGCGCCCCGGCGAGCGCAGTGCAGGCCTATCTCAAGACGCTCGGCCAATATGTGAATCTCGACCGCGATATACGCGCGGGCGACACGTTCGATTTCGTCGTGGCGCATCGCCGCGCCGCCACGGGCGAACGGCAGGCGGGGCAATTGCTCTATGCCGGGCTCGACCGGGGCGAACAGCCACGCGTGCAGCTGATGCGCTGGGGCTCCGACGGCGAATTCTACGAAGCCTCGGGTGTCGGCGAACAGCGCGGCGGGCTGATGGCCCCCGTTCCGGGGCGCACCACCTCGCGCTTCGGCATGCGGCGCCATCCAATCCTCGGCTATCGCCGGATGCATTCGGGCCTCGATTTCAAGGCGCGCTATGGCACCCCGATCGTGGCGGTCACCGATGGACGCGTGATCGGCGCCGGGCGGATGGGCGGCTGCGGTAACGCCGTGCGCCTGCGTCACGATGCCTCGCTCGACACGCGCTATTGCCACATGAGCCGGGTCGCGGTGAATCGCGGTCAGAGCGTTCGGCGCGGGCAGGTCATCGGCTATGTTGGTTCGACCGGCCTCTCCACCGGCCCGCATCTGCATTACGAAATGTACCGCAACGGGCGCGCGATCGATCCCTCCTCGGTCCAGTATGTCACCCGCGCGCAGCTCGCCGGTGTCGAACTGCGGCGCTTCAAGGACGCGCTGGCGCGGATCAAAACGGTCGAACCGGGCGCGGCATTGTCCGAACTCGAACAGACAGCGGCCGAAGTCGCCGCTACGGAACCGGTCCGCGAAATCGACAAGCTGGCCCCGCCCAAGCGGAGCTGA
- the hemB gene encoding porphobilinogen synthase, which translates to MTNAHYPATRLRRTRSSGWSRAMHRETVLTPADLIWPLFVTDGSGVEEPVTSLPGVSRWSVDHIAKRAKEAVDLGIPCIALFPNTQPDRRSDDGAEALNPDNLMCRAIKAVRDACGNDIGILTDVALDPYTSHGQDGLLDEAGYVVNDDTVAVLVDQAVNQAAAGADIIAPSDMMDGRVKAIRMALEMNQHPNVQIMAYAAKYASAFYGPFRDAVGSGGLLKGDKKSYQMDPANGDEALREIAFDIAEGADSVMVKPGLAYLDIIWRAKQEFGVPVFAYQVSGEYALIEVGAAAGVGDRDALLMEKLLAFKRAGCSGVLTYHAPRAAQLLNG; encoded by the coding sequence ATGACCAATGCCCACTATCCCGCCACGCGCCTACGCCGTACCCGTTCGAGCGGGTGGAGCCGCGCCATGCACCGCGAAACCGTGCTGACGCCCGCCGATCTGATCTGGCCGCTGTTCGTCACCGATGGTTCCGGGGTCGAGGAACCCGTTACCAGCCTGCCGGGCGTGTCGCGCTGGTCGGTTGACCACATCGCCAAACGCGCGAAGGAGGCGGTCGATCTGGGCATCCCCTGCATCGCGCTGTTCCCCAACACGCAGCCCGATCGGCGCAGCGATGACGGGGCCGAGGCGCTCAATCCCGACAATCTGATGTGCCGCGCGATCAAGGCGGTCCGCGATGCCTGCGGCAACGATATCGGCATCCTCACCGATGTCGCGCTCGATCCCTATACCAGCCACGGCCAGGACGGGCTGCTCGACGAGGCCGGCTATGTCGTCAATGACGATACGGTAGCGGTGCTGGTCGATCAGGCGGTCAACCAGGCCGCTGCGGGGGCCGATATCATCGCCCCGTCCGACATGATGGATGGCCGCGTGAAGGCGATCCGCATGGCGCTGGAAATGAACCAGCATCCCAACGTCCAGATCATGGCCTATGCCGCCAAATACGCCTCGGCCTTCTACGGTCCGTTCCGCGACGCGGTGGGCTCGGGCGGCCTGCTCAAGGGCGACAAGAAAAGCTACCAGATGGACCCCGCCAATGGCGACGAGGCGCTGCGCGAAATCGCCTTCGACATCGCCGAGGGCGCCGACAGCGTGATGGTCAAGCCGGGCCTCGCCTATCTCGACATCATCTGGCGCGCCAAGCAGGAATTCGGCGTGCCGGTGTTCGCCTATCAGGTCAGCGGGGAATATGCGCTGATCGAGGTCGGCGCCGCCGCCGGGGTGGGCGACCGTGATGCGTTGCTGATGGAGAAGCTGCTTGCCTTCAAGCGCGCCGGATGCAGCGGCGTGCTGACCTATCACGCGCCGCGCGCCGCCCAATTGCTCAATGGCTGA
- a CDS encoding GNAT family N-acetyltransferase: protein MADFRHETDRLILRDWREEDWPLFWDGTNTPGVMRWLGGVCDGAKRDAAQQRLLSYERELGHTFWCVERRSDGAILGFCGLKRSNQAGGPLGMMEVGWRLREDAWGRGYAKEAATASLDLAFDRFDAEEVIAMTVQRNTASWGLMQRLGMRRRDDLDFDNAEFDKEDPVIIVYSADRASWTAHRD from the coding sequence ATGGCTGACTTCCGCCACGAGACCGACCGGTTGATCCTGCGCGACTGGCGTGAGGAAGACTGGCCGCTCTTCTGGGACGGGACCAATACGCCCGGCGTAATGCGCTGGCTGGGAGGGGTTTGCGATGGTGCGAAGCGCGATGCGGCGCAGCAGCGCCTGCTCTCCTACGAACGCGAACTCGGCCACACCTTCTGGTGCGTCGAGCGCCGCAGCGATGGCGCGATCCTCGGTTTCTGCGGTCTCAAGCGTTCCAATCAGGCGGGCGGCCCGCTCGGCATGATGGAAGTGGGCTGGCGGCTGCGCGAAGACGCCTGGGGCAGGGGCTATGCGAAAGAGGCGGCTACCGCCTCGCTCGATCTTGCCTTCGACCGGTTCGATGCGGAAGAGGTGATCGCCATGACGGTTCAGCGCAACACGGCCAGCTGGGGGTTGATGCAGCGGCTGGGAATGCGCCGCCGCGACGATCTCGATTTCGACAATGCGGAGTTCGACAAGGAGGACCCGGTCATCATCGTCTATTCGGCCGATCGCGCATCCTGGACAGCCCATCGTGACTGA
- a CDS encoding GNAT family N-acetyltransferase has translation MTDIIAETDRLILRTIEEGDAIEQDRLLNTPSVMARLGGVKELHEIEAKHAKAMAMYAREGFSFLFMIEKASGEMVGHCGIKRVDNPLAPNVGDHEIGWLVREDRWRRGYAEEAMRAVLDWAFTRIHAPHVVALTSEANAGSWKLMQKLGMVRREDLDFTDPGFPPEDNPTIQYSLTQEQWESSQ, from the coding sequence GTGACTGATATCATCGCCGAAACCGACCGGTTGATCCTGCGCACGATCGAGGAAGGCGACGCTATCGAACAGGATCGTCTGCTCAATACGCCGTCGGTGATGGCGCGGCTTGGCGGCGTCAAGGAATTGCACGAGATCGAGGCCAAGCACGCCAAGGCGATGGCGATGTATGCCCGCGAGGGCTTCAGCTTCCTGTTCATGATCGAAAAGGCGAGCGGCGAAATGGTCGGCCATTGCGGGATCAAGCGTGTCGACAACCCGCTGGCGCCCAATGTCGGCGATCACGAAATCGGCTGGCTGGTGCGCGAGGACCGCTGGCGGCGCGGCTATGCCGAAGAGGCGATGCGCGCGGTACTCGACTGGGCCTTTACCCGCATTCATGCGCCGCATGTCGTCGCGCTGACCAGCGAGGCCAATGCCGGAAGCTGGAAACTGATGCAGAAGCTCGGCATGGTCCGCCGCGAGGATCTCGACTTCACCGACCCGGGCTTCCCGCCTGAAGACAATCCGACAATCCAGTATTCGCTCACGCAAGAGCAATGGGAGAGCAGCCAATGA
- a CDS encoding gamma carbonic anhydrase family protein — translation MTASRPGVTIIPIHGHTPRIHDSAFIAPGCTIIGNVEIGADSSVWYNCVLRADVSRIVIGERSNIQDGSVCHCDPERPGDPGGSPLIIGDDVLVGHMAMVHGCTIEDRGFVGLGAIAMNKAVIGSDAMLAAGAMLTEGKVMAARELWGGRPARKMRDLDDAAIAGMRMGVAHYAENAKHHAAAVVDAAAQG, via the coding sequence ATGACCGCGAGCCGCCCTGGTGTCACCATCATCCCGATCCACGGCCACACGCCGCGCATCCACGATAGCGCCTTCATCGCGCCCGGCTGCACGATCATCGGCAATGTCGAGATCGGGGCAGACAGTTCAGTGTGGTACAATTGCGTCCTGCGCGCCGACGTCAGCCGGATCGTGATCGGCGAACGGTCGAACATCCAGGATGGTAGCGTATGCCATTGCGACCCCGAGCGCCCTGGCGACCCGGGCGGTTCGCCGCTCATCATCGGTGACGACGTATTGGTCGGCCATATGGCGATGGTCCATGGCTGCACCATCGAGGATCGCGGCTTCGTCGGCCTGGGCGCCATTGCGATGAACAAGGCGGTGATCGGTTCGGATGCAATGCTCGCCGCCGGTGCCATGCTGACCGAAGGCAAGGTGATGGCCGCGCGCGAATTGTGGGGCGGCCGCCCGGCGCGCAAGATGCGCGATCTCGACGATGCCGCCATCGCCGGTATGCGGATGGGCGTCGCGCATTATGCCGAGAATGCCAAACATCACGCCGCCGCGGTCGTCGATGCCGCGGCCCAAGGCTGA
- a CDS encoding DUF167 domain-containing protein: MPRPKADLPDPAALWDLVAGDQLRLRVTPGARTEAISVEEGRVLVKVRAKPSDGAANTAVVKLVARALGVATSRCRIVRGATSREKVLQLDP; the protein is encoded by the coding sequence ATGCCGCGGCCCAAGGCTGACCTGCCCGACCCCGCAGCGCTATGGGACCTGGTGGCCGGCGACCAGCTACGCCTCCGTGTGACGCCCGGCGCCCGGACCGAAGCGATCAGCGTGGAAGAGGGCCGGGTGCTGGTAAAGGTACGCGCCAAGCCCAGCGATGGGGCTGCCAATACCGCAGTCGTGAAACTGGTGGCGCGCGCTCTTGGGGTCGCGACGTCACGCTGTCGGATTGTGCGCGGCGCGACTTCGCGTGAAAAGGTGCTCCAGCTCGATCCTTAG
- a CDS encoding YoaK family protein, whose translation MQRYDRSRQKLAVGLAFLAGQVDAIGFVVAGGYFTSFMSGNTTRLGVELIADRALAWIPILVIACFIGGVIAGALVAFGRQGQHKRILLAMVTAVLGTATLALGNAHDMVFLALAAAAMGVANNVFSREGEVTVGVTYMTGALVRSGQGVAARILGRPSEAMRGYPTLWLALAVGAVCGACLYAVHPLVAAAAAAGLALLLFAFAVRIETRAA comes from the coding sequence ATGCAACGCTACGATCGCAGCCGCCAGAAACTCGCCGTAGGGCTGGCATTCCTCGCCGGCCAGGTCGATGCCATCGGCTTCGTCGTTGCAGGCGGCTATTTCACCTCTTTCATGTCGGGCAACACGACGCGGCTTGGCGTCGAGCTGATCGCCGATCGCGCGCTGGCGTGGATCCCGATCCTCGTCATCGCCTGCTTTATCGGGGGCGTGATCGCCGGTGCGCTGGTCGCGTTTGGCCGACAGGGACAGCACAAGCGCATTCTGCTCGCCATGGTCACCGCGGTGCTTGGAACAGCCACGCTGGCACTGGGGAATGCCCACGACATGGTCTTCCTCGCGCTCGCCGCCGCGGCGATGGGAGTCGCCAACAACGTCTTCTCGCGCGAGGGCGAGGTGACCGTCGGGGTGACTTATATGACGGGGGCGCTGGTGCGCTCAGGCCAGGGGGTGGCAGCGCGCATTCTCGGACGTCCGAGTGAAGCCATGCGCGGCTATCCCACGCTGTGGCTGGCGCTGGCGGTGGGCGCGGTATGCGGTGCCTGCCTCTATGCAGTGCACCCCCTTGTCGCCGCAGCAGCAGCGGCGGGCCTCGCGCTGCTGCTGTTCGCCTTCGCGGTCAGGATCGAGACACGCGCTGCCTAA